In one Rhopalosiphum padi isolate XX-2018 chromosome 3, ASM2088224v1, whole genome shotgun sequence genomic region, the following are encoded:
- the LOC132927779 gene encoding uncharacterized protein LOC132927779: MKRISHELYQNDENIFEVYVNYWFRHGAQRLKKENTTGITKIKCKEFVNEVKEIAKTSQLTTHAVLGVVTAKTDMNIASQLPPINQLKRIVQHTRKQISSAPPNPATLSDLSIPDEYKKSVSGESFLLYDSFEDNVDNK; encoded by the exons atgaaaa gaatTTCACATGAACTATATcaaaatgatgaaaatatatttgaagtttatgtaaattattggtTCAGGCATGGGGCTCAgcgtttaaaaaaagaaaatactacAG GTATCACAAAAATCAAATGTAAAGAATTTGTCAATGAAGTAAAAGAAATTGCTAAAACTTCACAATTAACTACACATGCTGTTCTTGGAGTAGTTACAGctaaa aCTGATATGAATATTGCTAGTCAACTACCACCAATCAACCAATTAAAACGTATAGTACAACATACAAGAAAACAAATCAGTTCAGCACCACCTAATCCAGCAACATTATCTGATCTAAGTATTCCAGATGAGTATAAAAAATCTGTAAGTggtgaatcatttttattatacgataGTTTTGAGgataatgttgataataaatga